The Lysinibacillus pakistanensis genome includes a window with the following:
- a CDS encoding B12-binding domain-containing radical SAM protein, protein MNTILTTLNAKYIHTNLALRYLKGAALPEFNPIIAEYTIKDPSFNIVSDLFQKKPDIVGFSCYIWNIEETIHVIKMLKTVCPDVKILLGGPEVSYDVHYWLRRIEEIDFIIMGEGETSFKQLLHYLHGDISLEDVPGICYLEDGKVRIHAQPPKIDLRELPSPFRFEEDIPHLSKRIQYIETSRGCPFSCQFCLSSIEVGVRYFNREKIKEDIRFLMNNGARTIKFVDRTFNISRSYAMEMFQFLIDEHKPGVVFQFEITADIMRPEVIQFLNDNAPKGLFRFEIGVQSTNDLTNTLVKRRQNFEKLMRTVTMVKDGGKIDQHLDLIAGLPEEDYGSFRQTFNDVFAMRPEELQLGFLKLLRGTGLRLEAEKFGYTYVDLAPYEIFSNNVLNFDDIVRIKHAEDVLEKYWNDHRMDHTVEYLVTEVFETPFDFFQNFGTYWESKGWSRIGHQLEDLFHRLLMFLETIEGVNIDIVKSLMQLDYLMVQQFQPRKLWWKERPTEEQQKAIYNALRENPSIAGETFANFNLSEKELFKHTLVVPHHLDYQNFTKGKIVQKNGYLFTYFRHGQAPYFASIHSI, encoded by the coding sequence ATGAATACTATTTTAACTACTTTAAACGCAAAGTATATTCACACAAATTTAGCATTGCGTTACTTAAAAGGAGCTGCTTTACCAGAATTCAATCCAATTATTGCAGAATACACAATTAAAGATCCCTCTTTTAATATTGTATCAGATTTATTTCAAAAAAAACCTGATATTGTAGGATTTAGTTGCTACATCTGGAATATTGAAGAAACTATTCATGTTATTAAAATGTTAAAAACTGTCTGCCCCGATGTTAAAATTTTGCTGGGGGGGCCTGAAGTTTCTTATGATGTCCACTATTGGTTACGTAGGATTGAAGAAATTGATTTTATTATCATGGGTGAAGGCGAGACATCTTTCAAACAATTACTTCATTATTTACATGGAGATATTTCATTAGAGGATGTACCAGGGATATGTTATTTAGAGGATGGTAAAGTAAGAATTCACGCTCAGCCTCCAAAGATAGACTTACGAGAATTGCCTAGTCCATTTCGTTTTGAAGAGGATATTCCACACCTCAGCAAACGAATTCAGTATATTGAAACAAGCAGAGGATGTCCGTTTAGCTGTCAATTTTGCTTATCTTCTATTGAAGTAGGGGTTCGTTACTTTAACCGTGAAAAAATAAAAGAAGACATTCGTTTTCTAATGAATAATGGTGCACGTACAATTAAATTTGTTGACCGTACTTTTAATATTAGTCGTAGCTATGCTATGGAAATGTTTCAATTTTTAATCGATGAGCATAAGCCAGGTGTTGTCTTTCAATTTGAGATTACCGCAGATATTATGCGCCCTGAGGTCATCCAATTTTTAAATGATAACGCCCCAAAAGGTTTATTCCGTTTTGAAATAGGCGTACAATCCACAAACGATTTAACAAATACACTCGTCAAACGCCGTCAAAATTTTGAAAAGCTAATGCGTACAGTGACCATGGTAAAAGATGGAGGGAAAATTGATCAGCATTTAGATTTAATTGCTGGTCTGCCTGAAGAGGACTATGGTAGCTTCAGACAAACCTTTAATGATGTTTTTGCAATGAGACCTGAGGAATTACAGCTTGGGTTCCTAAAGCTGCTGCGCGGGACAGGGCTTCGCCTTGAAGCTGAAAAATTCGGCTATACTTATGTTGATTTAGCGCCCTATGAGATTTTCTCTAATAATGTCTTAAACTTCGACGATATTGTCCGTATTAAACATGCCGAGGATGTACTTGAGAAGTATTGGAATGATCATCGTATGGATCATACAGTTGAATATCTAGTAACGGAAGTTTTTGAAACACCTTTTGATTTCTTCCAAAACTTTGGAACTTATTGGGAATCGAAGGGATGGTCCCGAATTGGTCATCAACTTGAGGATTTATTCCATCGTTTATTAATGTTTTTAGAAACGATAGAGGGTGTGAATATAGATATTGTTAAAAGCTTAATGCAACTAGATTATCTGATGGTACAGCAATTCCAGCCTCGCAAACTATGGTGGAAGGAACGTCCTACTGAAGAACAGCAAAAAGCAATTTACAATGCCTTGCGTGAAAACCCTTCAATAGCGGGCGAAACATTCGCTAATTTCAATTTATCAGAAAAAGAATTATTTAAACATACACTTGTAGTACCACACCACTTGGATTACCAAAATTTCACAAAAGGCAAAATTGTACAAAAAAACGGCTATCTATTCACATATTTCCGTCATGGACAAGCCCCGTACTTTGCGTCCATCCATTCTATATAA
- a CDS encoding PAS domain-containing sensor histidine kinase, translating into MKSTSSPTLILNKAGKILNVNEAAIKLFNLNLTYIGYLAMDEPSNLKWAKFVKQLQNDLRSEEIFNIRIAGNEFEMMSFKCFYDPNTGEIVAQISTLNNDVAHRLYVSQEQERSQSFNAYDHLPYAVIVSDASGIILGLNKYAEMYLKLEKTQLLHKAHQHIFDSFTMKKGQITSYLSKLMGEKHASIHVVDETQVSRTCYYEISSVFDEYNNIIITVINDETEKKQLQHKVEHQQALNVVGQMAASIAHEIRNPLTSLKGFTELLKLNADEESRMYLSVIDSELQRMEQILSELLVLSKPTSMKVELLDLDNIVKQVIEFMLPDALMKNIMIQYISSTNQAAYIGGNENRLKQVFMNLIKNAMESMNNGGTITIEMNVIDCTMVELMIKDEGNGMDSSTLQNLFQPFYTTKSTGTGLGLAFVKKVIEEHEGLIGVNSELQKGTCFHLQFPIYTFNQMDAVDVSSKDSAYLVT; encoded by the coding sequence ATGAAAAGTACTTCGTCACCAACACTTATTCTGAATAAAGCAGGAAAAATTTTAAACGTTAATGAAGCTGCTATAAAACTTTTTAACCTGAATTTAACGTATATTGGCTATTTAGCAATGGACGAGCCATCCAATTTAAAATGGGCGAAGTTTGTCAAACAACTACAAAACGACCTGAGATCTGAAGAAATCTTTAATATTCGTATTGCAGGTAACGAATTTGAGATGATGTCCTTCAAATGTTTTTATGATCCAAATACAGGGGAAATCGTTGCCCAAATATCAACATTAAATAATGATGTTGCCCATAGGTTATATGTTAGTCAGGAGCAGGAAAGGTCACAGTCTTTCAATGCATACGATCACTTACCATATGCTGTCATAGTAAGTGATGCTAGCGGGATAATTCTTGGGCTCAATAAGTATGCAGAAATGTATTTAAAATTAGAAAAAACGCAGCTTCTTCATAAAGCACATCAGCATATTTTTGACTCATTTACAATGAAAAAGGGACAAATTACATCCTATCTTTCAAAGTTAATGGGTGAGAAACATGCAAGTATTCATGTTGTTGATGAAACGCAAGTTAGTAGAACATGTTATTATGAAATCTCTAGTGTTTTTGATGAATACAACAATATTATTATCACAGTTATTAATGATGAAACAGAAAAGAAACAACTTCAACATAAAGTTGAGCATCAGCAGGCTTTAAATGTGGTTGGTCAAATGGCAGCAAGCATTGCCCATGAAATTCGGAATCCATTGACTTCACTCAAGGGCTTTACGGAATTATTAAAGCTAAATGCTGATGAAGAATCGCGAATGTATTTATCTGTCATTGATAGTGAGCTACAACGGATGGAACAAATTTTATCCGAGCTTTTAGTATTGTCCAAGCCAACAAGTATGAAGGTGGAATTATTAGATTTGGACAATATTGTGAAGCAAGTGATTGAATTTATGCTTCCGGATGCTTTGATGAAAAATATTATGATTCAATATATTTCTTCTACTAATCAAGCAGCTTATATTGGTGGTAATGAAAATCGTTTAAAGCAAGTTTTCATGAATCTCATCAAAAATGCGATGGAGTCCATGAATAATGGTGGAACAATCACGATAGAAATGAATGTCATTGACTGCACGATGGTTGAACTAATGATTAAAGATGAAGGCAACGGTATGGATAGCAGTACCCTTCAAAACTTATTCCAGCCTTTTTACACGACTAAATCAACAGGGACAGGACTAGGCCTTGCTTTCGTGAAAAAAGTGATAGAAGAGCATGAAGGGTTAATTGGTGTGAATAGTGAATTACAGAAGGGGACATGCTTCCACCTGCAATTCCCTATTTACACATTTAATCAAATGGATGCAGTGGATGTATCGTCGAAGGACTCCGCTTATTTAGTAACATAA
- a CDS encoding MarR family winged helix-turn-helix transcriptional regulator — MTSEDLKQSLKLYIVLSRAHKAINETTHSFFQENGLNPTEFAVLELLYHKGRQPLQQIGNKILLASGSITYVIDKLEKRGYLLRVSCPADRRVTYAEITEKGEAFMSELFPKHERHLHELVSVLSVEEKDQAINLLKKLGLSIKDLSY, encoded by the coding sequence ATGACGTCAGAAGATTTAAAGCAATCTTTAAAATTATATATTGTATTATCACGTGCACATAAAGCGATTAATGAGACAACTCATTCATTCTTTCAAGAGAATGGATTAAATCCTACTGAATTTGCTGTATTAGAGCTTCTTTATCATAAAGGAAGACAACCTTTACAGCAAATTGGCAATAAAATTTTGCTAGCCAGTGGGTCTATTACGTATGTCATTGACAAGCTTGAAAAAAGAGGATATTTATTACGTGTCTCTTGTCCAGCAGATCGCCGTGTTACCTATGCAGAAATTACTGAGAAGGGTGAGGCGTTTATGAGTGAGTTATTTCCAAAGCATGAGCGTCATTTGCATGAGCTAGTGAGTGTGTTATCTGTGGAGGAAAAAGATCAAGCCATCAATTTGTTGAAAAAATTAGGGCTGTCCATTAAAGATTTATCTTATTAA
- a CDS encoding CPBP family intramembrane glutamic endopeptidase, which yields MLTNSKQTILFLLSLLFVYGMLAFTFANQAVFWYLYAFILLVCIAISILAGKIEDQLPTWQFLLFGIGYGTITYGIIRFGYWLAPYINDSLVQSVQKFLTNYGPQNIWHYILLVFIIAIGEELFWRGYVQQQLKRFMRPAVAVIVTAILCAISIALSGFMLGMVAALIASLIWGFLYEWRKSMPLVIVAHVVFVLLLFLVLPLTS from the coding sequence ATGCTTACAAATTCGAAACAAACAATATTATTTCTCCTTTCTTTATTATTCGTTTATGGCATGCTAGCTTTTACCTTTGCTAATCAAGCAGTATTTTGGTACTTGTATGCATTTATTTTGCTTGTATGTATTGCAATCTCCATTTTAGCCGGTAAAATCGAAGATCAATTACCTACATGGCAATTCCTACTCTTTGGTATTGGATACGGTACAATCACATATGGTATCATTCGCTTTGGTTATTGGCTTGCACCATACATCAATGATTCGTTAGTACAATCTGTTCAAAAATTTTTAACAAACTATGGACCACAAAATATTTGGCACTATATTTTACTTGTATTCATTATAGCTATTGGTGAAGAACTATTTTGGCGCGGATATGTTCAACAACAGTTAAAACGCTTTATGCGTCCTGCTGTAGCAGTTATTGTAACAGCTATTTTATGTGCCATCTCCATTGCCTTAAGCGGTTTTATGCTTGGTATGGTTGCCGCACTCATAGCTAGCCTCATATGGGGCTTTTTATATGAATGGCGTAAAAGTATGCCACTTGTTATTGTAGCCCATGTAGTTTTTGTACTATTATTATTTTTAGTGTTACCTTTAACATCATAA
- a CDS encoding YkvS family protein: MKIAEVGNIIEFKNGLQGIVEKVNENSVIVDLTYMENFDSLEIEEKTVVNHKRYKILYTNEA, encoded by the coding sequence GTGAAAATAGCTGAAGTTGGAAATATTATCGAGTTTAAAAATGGTCTGCAAGGTATTGTTGAAAAGGTAAATGAAAATTCGGTAATTGTAGATTTAACATACATGGAGAATTTCGATTCTCTAGAGATCGAAGAGAAAACAGTTGTTAACCATAAACGATACAAAATTTTATATACTAATGAAGCTTAA
- a CDS encoding aspartyl-phosphate phosphatase Spo0E family protein, with translation MVNLLLKQMEQTREMMIRSGVENGLQNAKTIQLSRRLDQLMNTYYRQTAFEEEEDQEE, from the coding sequence ATGGTCAATCTACTCTTGAAACAAATGGAACAAACTCGTGAGATGATGATTCGCTCAGGTGTAGAAAACGGGTTACAAAACGCAAAAACCATTCAACTGAGTCGCAGATTAGATCAGTTAATGAACACTTATTATAGACAGACAGCATTTGAGGAAGAAGAAGATCAAGAAGAATAA
- a CDS encoding NAD(P)-dependent oxidoreductase, with the protein MGKERIAFIGTGVMGASIVKHLLHNGHEVTVYTRTKEKAEPLVALGATWASSPAEAFKNKDLAFTMVGYPSDVEEVYFGDNGLFQSAETGNILIDMTTSEPTLAKQIFTHAQTLGVEALDAPVSGGDIGAQNGTLSIMVGGSKATFDKVLAVMKHFGENIVYQGEAGAGQHAKMCNQIVIASGMIGVCESLAYGLKAGLDLPTVLQSIASGAAGSWSLSNLAPRMINDDYAPGFYIKHFIKDMKIALDESKKMGILLPGLTLAYEMYEKLIEEGYGEYGTQALLKAY; encoded by the coding sequence ATGGGAAAAGAACGTATTGCATTTATTGGTACAGGCGTTATGGGCGCTAGTATTGTTAAGCATTTATTACACAATGGTCATGAAGTAACGGTTTATACTAGAACTAAAGAAAAAGCTGAACCACTTGTAGCATTAGGTGCAACTTGGGCTAGCTCTCCAGCAGAGGCATTTAAAAATAAGGATTTAGCTTTCACAATGGTTGGATACCCTTCAGATGTAGAGGAAGTATATTTTGGAGACAATGGATTATTTCAATCTGCTGAAACAGGCAATATCTTGATTGATATGACTACTTCAGAGCCGACATTAGCAAAGCAAATTTTTACTCATGCTCAAACGCTTGGGGTAGAAGCGTTAGATGCACCTGTTTCTGGGGGGGATATTGGTGCCCAAAATGGTACATTATCCATTATGGTTGGCGGCAGCAAGGCTACATTTGATAAAGTATTAGCAGTTATGAAACATTTTGGTGAGAATATTGTTTATCAAGGTGAAGCAGGTGCAGGACAGCATGCTAAAATGTGTAATCAGATTGTTATTGCTTCTGGGATGATTGGTGTATGTGAATCATTAGCTTATGGTTTAAAAGCTGGACTTGATTTACCAACAGTATTACAATCGATTGCTTCTGGTGCTGCTGGATCCTGGTCTTTAAGTAATTTAGCACCTCGCATGATTAATGATGATTACGCCCCTGGTTTTTATATTAAACATTTTATCAAGGACATGAAAATTGCTTTAGATGAATCTAAAAAAATGGGGATATTGTTACCAGGTTTAACACTTGCTTATGAAATGTATGAGAAGCTTATTGAAGAGGGCTATGGTGAGTATGGTACGCAGGCACTTTTAAAAGCTTATTAG
- a CDS encoding helix-turn-helix domain-containing protein has protein sequence MISDEQKLAAVIAYFEEDESTYQIAKRLQIDRHYIRLWIELYRYHGIEGIIRPQGYTNYEDSFKIKVIQHLIETGDSLLQTAAKFNIPSRETVRRWKKQWMSKAGEVLYQVEKECQSMPKKHTPATDLNEKTMDELKEEIEYLRMENAYLKKLKALAQEKDAFKPKKK, from the coding sequence GTGATTTCTGATGAACAAAAATTAGCCGCTGTTATTGCTTACTTTGAAGAAGATGAAAGTACGTATCAGATTGCAAAAAGATTACAGATTGACCGACATTACATTCGATTATGGATTGAATTATATCGATATCATGGCATCGAAGGAATTATTCGTCCTCAGGGGTACACGAATTATGAAGATTCTTTTAAAATAAAAGTAATTCAACACCTGATAGAGACGGGCGATTCGCTCTTACAGACCGCTGCGAAGTTTAATATTCCTTCTCGTGAAACCGTTCGAAGATGGAAAAAACAATGGATGTCAAAGGCTGGAGAGGTGCTCTATCAAGTAGAAAAGGAGTGCCAATCGATGCCAAAAAAACATACCCCTGCGACCGATTTAAATGAGAAAACGATGGATGAGTTAAAAGAAGAAATTGAATATTTACGTATGGAAAATGCCTATTTAAAAAAGTTGAAAGCCTTAGCTCAAGAAAAGGATGCATTCAAACCAAAGAAAAAGTAA
- a CDS encoding IS3 family transposase: protein MQTKEKVRAVYELRLDFPLQALLKVAKLKKSTYYYHLQKWTKPDKYQEIKERIQTLFHHHKGRYGYRRICLALRNEGFFINHKTVQRLMQELGLKGTVRPKKYRSYKGTVGYVAENLIQRDFEATEPNQKWVTDVTEFKMNGQKIYISAVLDLFSREIVGYEVSKSPNFELVQQSFKKAFTYTKLLEKNDLIIHSDQGWLYQIPRFQELLATYEIKQSMSRKGNCLDNAVIESFFGIMKSEFLYTTTFKNYEEFKKALADYIYYYNHERIKIKLNGKSPVEFRKVS, encoded by the coding sequence ATTCAAACCAAAGAAAAAGTAAGAGCTGTATATGAGCTAAGGCTGGATTTTCCTCTTCAAGCTCTATTAAAGGTGGCAAAACTAAAGAAAAGTACGTATTATTATCACCTTCAAAAATGGACAAAACCAGATAAATATCAAGAGATCAAAGAACGAATCCAGACGCTTTTTCATCATCATAAGGGGCGTTATGGTTATCGTCGTATTTGTTTAGCCCTCCGTAATGAAGGATTTTTCATCAATCATAAAACGGTTCAACGATTGATGCAGGAATTGGGCCTAAAAGGGACGGTACGCCCTAAAAAATACCGCTCGTATAAAGGGACAGTGGGCTATGTCGCAGAGAATCTAATTCAGCGCGATTTTGAAGCCACTGAACCAAATCAGAAATGGGTAACCGATGTAACTGAATTTAAAATGAATGGCCAAAAAATCTATATTTCAGCTGTATTAGATTTATTCAGTCGAGAAATTGTTGGATATGAGGTATCGAAGTCACCTAATTTTGAGTTAGTTCAACAGTCTTTTAAAAAGGCGTTTACGTATACAAAGTTACTGGAAAAGAATGACTTAATCATTCATTCTGATCAAGGATGGTTATATCAAATACCGCGTTTTCAAGAGTTATTAGCAACTTATGAAATCAAGCAAAGTATGTCACGGAAAGGAAATTGTTTAGATAATGCCGTGATAGAAAGCTTTTTTGGCATAATGAAATCAGAATTTCTGTATACCACTACGTTTAAAAACTATGAAGAATTCAAAAAAGCGTTAGCAGACTATATCTATTATTACAATCATGAACGGATAAAAATAAAACTCAATGGAAAAAGTCCAGTTGAGTTTCGAAAGGTTTCTTAA
- a CDS encoding DoxX family protein — protein sequence MQNIGSTILRVVLGIIFAVHGYQKFQGGISFTADYFSSLGIPGFMAYVVAIIELVGGAAIILGLGTRLFGALLTATMVVAIFTAKLSVGFIGENGLAGYELDLALGAIALYFALAGASSYSLDAKLFKKE from the coding sequence ATGCAAAATATTGGATCAACTATTTTACGTGTCGTACTTGGCATTATTTTTGCAGTTCATGGATATCAAAAATTTCAGGGTGGTATTAGCTTTACAGCTGATTATTTTAGTTCCCTTGGAATCCCCGGCTTTATGGCTTATGTTGTAGCTATCATCGAATTAGTAGGTGGTGCTGCGATCATTTTAGGCTTGGGTACAAGACTTTTTGGGGCTTTATTGACTGCAACAATGGTAGTTGCTATTTTTACAGCGAAGCTTAGTGTTGGTTTTATCGGAGAGAATGGATTGGCAGGCTATGAATTAGACCTAGCTTTAGGTGCCATTGCTTTATACTTTGCCCTTGCTGGAGCATCTAGCTACTCTTTAGATGCGAAACTTTTCAAAAAAGAGTAA
- a CDS encoding winged helix-turn-helix transcriptional regulator, whose translation MEQKKICPRFERALTILNHRWNTLLIYQLLEGPKRFSAIKNQLGISSRVLTERLKELEIEQIVTRTVIPSTPVVIEYELTAKGHALAPVLQAIEEWSSMWVNIKE comes from the coding sequence TTGGAGCAAAAAAAAATTTGTCCACGCTTTGAAAGGGCGCTAACCATATTGAATCATCGCTGGAACACCTTGCTTATTTATCAGTTATTAGAAGGTCCTAAAAGGTTCTCAGCTATCAAAAATCAACTAGGAATCAGCAGCAGAGTGTTAACAGAAAGATTAAAGGAATTAGAGATTGAACAAATTGTCACACGGACAGTTATTCCTTCAACCCCAGTAGTGATTGAATATGAGCTAACAGCAAAAGGGCATGCACTTGCGCCAGTTCTTCAGGCAATTGAAGAATGGTCTTCCATGTGGGTAAATATCAAGGAATAG
- a CDS encoding MFS transporter yields MKRGSAVDTQHRSQFALYLSLPILSWAFYDFANTIFSSNINTIFFPFYMDEVLGTNEVMQQVASTFISYANAIASFLLVVFSPLFGVWVDNTGYKKRFIVWFASISIFFTFMMGIFANLQTTTNFSGVSLSLFLVVASFVIAKFFFNSSLVFYDSMMADLGTKEEMPLISGYGVAIGYLGTIFGLLVYLYVGNSDFHRAFIPTAILYLLFSLPLFFINKDTPFPKSQRKSIKFLEGYREIIQTFKDMKQYKAIFTFMIAYFFLNDAIATTIAMMAVYATTIVGFTSGQFIVLYLVSTVSTIIGSLAFGYITKAIGAKRAITLVAILMIVALAFAVFATAQWMFWIAGSMFGISLGSMWVTSRTYIIELSPDEKRGQFFGLFAFSGKVSSIIGPAVYGTVTLWMKDYGTLASRVALSTLIVMTVIGLFVHLKVHDKNGNSK; encoded by the coding sequence ATGAAGAGGGGCTCAGCAGTAGACACACAACATAGAAGTCAATTTGCACTTTATTTATCGCTGCCAATACTTTCATGGGCATTTTATGATTTTGCAAATACAATTTTTTCTTCAAATATTAATACAATATTTTTCCCGTTTTATATGGATGAGGTTTTAGGAACAAATGAAGTTATGCAGCAAGTTGCAAGTACATTTATTTCTTATGCAAATGCCATTGCAAGCTTTTTACTTGTTGTGTTTTCACCATTGTTTGGCGTATGGGTTGATAATACAGGCTATAAGAAGAGATTTATCGTATGGTTTGCATCCATTTCTATATTCTTTACCTTTATGATGGGGATCTTTGCGAATCTACAGACGACCACGAATTTTTCAGGTGTGTCACTAAGTTTATTTTTAGTTGTAGCTAGTTTTGTCATTGCAAAATTTTTCTTTAATTCTAGTCTAGTATTCTATGATTCAATGATGGCAGATTTAGGAACAAAAGAGGAGATGCCTCTTATTTCTGGCTATGGTGTAGCAATTGGTTATTTGGGGACAATTTTCGGCTTACTCGTTTATTTGTATGTAGGAAACAGTGATTTTCATCGAGCATTTATTCCAACCGCAATTTTGTATTTATTATTTTCATTGCCTTTATTTTTTATTAATAAAGATACACCGTTTCCAAAATCTCAGCGGAAGTCTATAAAGTTCCTAGAAGGCTATAGGGAAATTATTCAGACCTTTAAGGATATGAAGCAATATAAGGCAATTTTCACCTTTATGATTGCTTATTTCTTTTTAAATGATGCTATTGCCACAACGATTGCTATGATGGCTGTTTATGCCACAACAATTGTCGGCTTTACATCAGGTCAGTTTATCGTTCTATATTTAGTATCGACTGTTTCAACAATTATTGGCTCACTTGCGTTTGGTTATATTACAAAGGCAATCGGAGCAAAGCGTGCCATCACTTTAGTTGCGATATTAATGATTGTCGCTTTAGCATTTGCTGTCTTTGCTACTGCACAATGGATGTTCTGGATTGCTGGTAGTATGTTTGGTATATCTTTAGGCTCAATGTGGGTGACCTCGAGAACCTATATCATTGAACTTTCTCCAGATGAAAAACGTGGACAATTTTTTGGGTTGTTTGCATTTTCAGGTAAAGTATCCTCCATCATTGGACCAGCAGTCTACGGGACAGTTACATTATGGATGAAAGATTATGGAACATTAGCAAGTAGGGTGGCACTTTCCACATTAATTGTAATGACGGTAATCGGTCTATTTGTACATTTAAAAGTTCATGATAAAAATGGAAATAGCAAGTAG
- a CDS encoding chemotaxis protein, with amino-acid sequence MEQKGILLESGTNELEIVEFEVANNKFGINVIKVKEIIQPIPVTFIPHAHPHVEGIIQLRGEVLPVVDMLRVLGIQHSERNPQQKYIVAEFNKQRVVFHVDNVTQIHRISWNQIEKPSDMYQGGTSQVIGVIKQNEQMILLLDFEKIMVDINPDSGISVESVKKLGQRERSEKRILIAEDSPLLRKLLFDTMSEAGYVNVEFFENGRDAYEYLESIVKGGSDVSEHVQLVVTDIEMPQMDGHHLTRKIKEHPDLKKLPVIIFSSLITDDLRHKGDKVGAEDQISKPEIAELILRVDQLIL; translated from the coding sequence TTGGAACAAAAAGGTATATTATTAGAAAGTGGCACAAATGAGCTAGAAATCGTTGAATTCGAAGTGGCTAACAATAAATTTGGTATTAACGTTATTAAAGTAAAAGAAATTATTCAACCGATTCCAGTAACATTTATTCCACACGCGCACCCGCATGTAGAGGGGATTATTCAATTACGAGGAGAGGTATTACCAGTAGTTGATATGCTTCGTGTTTTAGGGATTCAACATTCAGAGCGCAATCCTCAACAAAAATATATAGTTGCAGAATTTAATAAACAACGCGTTGTATTCCATGTTGATAATGTTACACAGATTCATCGAATTTCATGGAATCAAATTGAGAAACCTTCAGATATGTATCAAGGAGGTACCTCACAAGTAATTGGTGTTATTAAACAAAATGAGCAGATGATTCTGTTACTAGATTTCGAAAAAATTATGGTGGACATTAATCCAGATTCAGGTATTAGTGTAGAATCTGTTAAAAAGCTTGGTCAACGTGAGCGCTCTGAAAAACGTATTTTGATTGCGGAAGACTCACCATTATTACGGAAGCTATTATTTGATACGATGAGCGAAGCAGGCTATGTTAATGTCGAATTTTTCGAAAATGGTCGTGATGCCTATGAATACTTAGAATCCATTGTCAAAGGTGGAAGCGATGTATCAGAGCATGTTCAATTAGTGGTGACTGATATTGAAATGCCACAAATGGATGGGCATCATTTAACACGAAAAATCAAGGAACATCCGGATCTTAAAAAGCTCCCTGTCATTATCTTCTCAAGCTTAATTACAGATGATCTTCGACATAAAGGTGATAAAGTAGGCGCGGAGGATCAAATCAGTAAACCTGAAATTGCTGAGCTTATTTTACGTGTAGACCAGTTGATTTTATAG